A genomic window from Bacteroidales bacterium includes:
- a CDS encoding SDR family oxidoreductase encodes MDFKDKVVWITGASSGIGEALAYSLANEKSKLIISSYEKDELNKVKDNCLKLTKECYAIVFNLLYPEEILKATKEVLKKYDKIDILINNGGISQRSLIIETPIELDRKIMEINYFGGITLTKAILPSMIKNNGGHIVVTSSISGRFGFPLRSAYAASKHAIYGFYETLRTELYKDKINVTIVCPGRIKTNISRNALTKNGSSHGIMDAGQEEGISVEKCAKKIIRAIKKNKKEVLIGGKEILMVYIKRFFPRLFNKIVLKINPT; translated from the coding sequence ATGGATTTTAAGGATAAAGTTGTTTGGATTACCGGTGCATCGTCAGGAATAGGTGAGGCTTTAGCATATTCATTGGCAAATGAGAAATCTAAATTAATAATATCATCCTACGAAAAAGATGAATTAAACAAAGTAAAGGACAATTGTTTAAAATTAACAAAGGAGTGTTACGCAATAGTATTCAACTTATTATATCCTGAAGAAATATTAAAAGCCACAAAAGAAGTTTTAAAAAAATATGATAAAATTGATATCCTTATAAATAATGGTGGAATTAGTCAACGTTCTTTAATTATTGAAACCCCAATTGAATTAGACAGGAAAATAATGGAAATTAACTATTTTGGGGGTATTACATTAACTAAAGCAATTCTACCTTCAATGATTAAAAATAATGGAGGGCATATTGTTGTAACAAGCAGTATTTCTGGCAGGTTCGGGTTTCCTTTAAGGTCGGCTTATGCCGCTTCAAAACATGCAATTTATGGTTTTTATGAAACTCTGAGAACAGAATTGTACAAGGATAAAATAAACGTTACAATTGTATGTCCGGGAAGAATAAAGACAAATATTTCAAGAAATGCTTTAACAAAAAATGGTAGCTCGCATGGGATTATGGATGCCGGGCAAGAAGAAGGTATTTCTGTTGAAAAATGTGCAAAAAAAATAATCAGAGCAATTAAAAAAAACAAAAAAGAAGTTTTAATAGGTGGAAAGGAAATATTAATGGTTTATATTAAACGTTTTTTTCCAAGATTATTTAATAAGATAGTTTTAAAAATAAATCCGACTTAA